One genomic window of Leptospira saintgironsiae includes the following:
- a CDS encoding putative lipoprotein, translating to MKFFHKILGAGLLTFGILLSQNCFIDSISNSLSKSSDSLQSISNAVVSVVSSVSSSSKDEAAEKKGYKRDVENLTAFYLQTGSTRSSEFESDLAELASKNGVINWKNSESTYVSIGRGLKKAGVSEEGFKSFAANVNFKPEIAKALERGYLSL from the coding sequence ATGAAATTTTTTCACAAAATTCTGGGCGCAGGTTTACTTACATTCGGGATCCTGCTATCTCAAAATTGTTTTATAGATTCCATATCAAATTCACTTTCTAAATCTTCGGACTCACTACAAAGTATTTCCAATGCTGTTGTCTCCGTAGTTTCTTCCGTTTCCTCTTCTTCTAAAGACGAGGCAGCAGAGAAGAAAGGATATAAAAGAGATGTGGAAAATTTAACCGCTTTCTATTTACAAACTGGATCCACTCGTTCTTCCGAATTTGAATCTGATCTTGCAGAACTCGCTTCTAAAAACGGAGTGATCAACTGGAAAAACTCAGAAAGCACTTATGTTTCCATAGGAAGAGGGCTCAAAAAAGCAGGAGTTAGTGAAGAAGGTTTTAAAAGTTTTGCCGCAAACGTAAATTTCAAACCTGAAATCGCAAAAGCTCTGGAAAGAGGCTATCTTTCCCTCTAA